TAAATTTAATATTGTTTATTTCTGTTTTTAAAGTAATAACAATTTTAATAAAACAATCTAGAACATAAATAAAAAAATGTAGATAAAAACCTACATTTTTTTATTTATTAAACTATTTATTTTGAATTGCACTTATTCCTGGTAATTCCTTACCTTCCATGTATTCTAATGATGCTCCCCCACCAGTAGAAATTCATGAGAATTCTTCTTTAAATCCTAATTTAATTGCAGCAGCAGCAGAATCACCACCACCAATTAAAGTAAATCCACCATCAGCTTTACGTTTAGCAGCAGCTTCACAAACAGCAACAGTACCTGCTTTAAAATTTTCAAATTCACTAACTCCCATTGGCCCATTTCAAACAACAGTTTTAGCATTAGCTAAAGCTTTTTGATACATTTCAATTGTTTTAGGCCCAATGTCTAGTCCCATCATTCCTGCAGGAACATTTTCACCGCACAATGTAGGTTCAACATCTGCATATTCAGGAGCACATAAACTATCAACTGGTAAAATAATTTTTCCATTTGCTTTTTCTAAATATTCTTTTGCTAATTCAACTTTATCAGCTTCAAGTAAAGAGTTTCCAATTTCTAATCCCATTGCTTTGTGGAATGTATATGTCATACCTCCACCAATTAAGATTTTATCTACTTTTGATAATAGATTATCGATAACCCCAATTTTGTCAGAAACTTTTGCTCCACCTAAAATTGCAACGAATGGTCTTTCAGGAGCATCGATTCCTTTTCCTAACATTTCAATTTCACTTTGAACTAAAAATCCTAAAGCTGATTCTGAAATATTTGATGCAATTCCTACATTAGAAGCGTGAGCACGGTGTGCTGTTCCAAATGCATCATTAATAAAAATTTCACCTAAGCTAGCTCAGTATTTTCCTAATTCAGGAGCATTTTTTGATTCTGCTTTAACAACTTCACCATTTTTAACATCTTCAAAACGAGTATTTTCAAATAATAAAACTTGTTTGTCAGATAATGCATTGATAGCATTTTCTAATTCTATTCCTCTTGTTTGGTTTACAAATTGAACACTTTGTCCTAAAACTTCTTCTAATCTTTTTGCAACTGGTGCTAATGATTTAGTTTTTTTATCATCTTCACTTTTAATTCTTGATAAGTGTGAAAATAAAATTACTTTAGCATCATTTTCAATTAAATATTTAATAGTAGGTAATGCAGCTTGAATACGGTTGTCATCTGTAATAACCCCATCTTTTAACGGAACGTTAAAATCAACACGAACTAAAACTTTTTTACCTTTTACATTAATATCTTTCAATGTTTTTTTTGTATTGTAATTCATTTCATTCTCCTATTTTTTTCTCTTACATTATATATTTTAACTCTTTTATAAATTTATTTATAGATTAAACAAAAAAAATACCCTAAGGTATTTTTAGAATTAATTATAATTATAATCCCATGAAGTAAACTGTTGTTCTTACTAATTGTGAAACGTATGATGATTCATTATCATATCATGCACAAACAGTAACTAATTGTTCACCATTAACTTCAGTAATTTTTGTTAATGTTGCATCGAATATTGAACCGAATGATGATCCGATTGTATCTCCTGAAACGATTTGTTGTGTGTTGAATTTTAGTGCTTTTGATAAGTCAGCGTCACCTTTAATTCTTGCTTCAACTTTAGCATTAATTTCTTCAACAGTTGTTTTTTTACTTAATTGTAAAGTTACATCAGTAATTGACCCTGTAATTGTTGGAACACGTAATGCATATCCATCTAATTTACCTTTTAAGTTTGGCAATACTAATGAAACAGCTTTAGCAGCTCCAGTAGTTGAAGGAACAATATTTCATGCTGCTGCACGACCTCTTCTTAAGTCTCCATGAGGTAAGTCTAATAATTTTTGGTCATTAGTTACGGCGTGAACTGTAACCATTTTTCCTTTAACAATTCCAAATTCTTCATCAATAATTTTAGCTACTGGTGATAAACAGTTTGTTGTACATGATGCTCCTGAAATAATAACGTCTTCAGAAGTTAAGTTTTTGTGGTTAACTCCGTAAACTATTGTTTTCATTTCTCCTGTAGCAGGTGCTGAAATAATAACTTTTTTTGCTCCTGCTGTTAAGTGTGCTGATGCTTTCTCTTTATCTGTGTAGAAACCTGTTGATTCGATTACTAAATCGATCCCTAATTTTCCTCAAGGTAAGTCTGCTGCATTTCTTTCAGCAAAGATTTTAACTTCTTTTCCATCAACAATAATTGAGTTTTCTGTGTAAGAAATTTTTCCTTCTTGGAATTTACCTTGTGCTGAATCAAATTCTAATAAGTAAGCTAATGTTTTTGTGTCTGTTAAATCGTTAACAGCAACGATTTCAACTCCTTGGTTGAATAATTGTCTAAATGTTAAACGTCCGATTCTTCCGAATCCGTTAATTGCAACTTTTTTTGACATATATTTTATCCTCTCTTGTTATCTATACATAAATAATTTTACACTCTTAATTAAAAAAGAACAATTTTTTCAAACATTTTTTTAAAACCTATTGTCTTTTTGTTTCTGTTCCAGAAAGTGCATAAAATGAAGTTAAAGTCGATATTCTTTCCTTTAATCTAGCTATTTTTTTTACTTCCAAATCTTTTGGTTGTTTTTCAATTAAATAAACTTTGTTTAACTCTTCTTTTGTAAAGTTAGAAGAAATAAAAGTTAGTTTTTTTCTATTCATTCTATAATTTAAAATTCCAAATCATAAATTATCTCTAGTTCATAGTGATGTCATTTCACCAGCAAAATCATCAATAAATAAAATATCACATTTTTTCATTTGATCCATATATTTAACATTTCCAAAACCATTATTACTAAATTGTTCTTTGTATTTTTCTATAAGTTCTGCTGCTGTGCAAAAGAAAACTTTTTGTTCTCTTTTAGCTGCTTCATTTGCCAAAGTTTTCATGATGGTTGTTTTTCCAATGCCTGGATTTCCGTAAATATATACACCTTTTATATTTTCACGATCAATATTATTTTTAACTTCAATGTATCTCAAAATTTGTTTTCCTGCATTATTTATTAACAAATCTCGTTCTTTGATCTCTTCATCAGTAAAAAATCCTTCTGTTTTTAAACCATTAATGTAATCTTTAATTGTTTTTGGATATTCATCAACACTAAAATCCTTGTAAATGTAATTATTTTTAATATTTTGATTTCTATTTTCATATTCAAAATGTAAACAATGTGATGAACTTAAATAAAAGTTTGAATTTTTATATGTAAGATTCAGTTGTCTTCCTCTTATTCGCTGATTACATTTTTTTAAAGGTCCTTTTTCACATTCTGTATAATCCATTATAAATTCAAGCAGACTAATAAAATTATTTTGTAAAACTTCATCTGTTATTGGATTATCAGAATCAGCATTTTGATTTATTAAATTTTGAATAACTTTATTTTCTTTTAAAACTTGAATATTCATGTTTATACCTACCATTCTATATTTATGTTTGCTTCCATTATAAACTCATTTTTCTGTTCTTTAAAAATACTTTTTGTTCTTTCAACATTATTCTCAAAACCTTTTACTTGCTTTTTACTTGCTTTTTTTAAGTATGTGTACAACTCTTTTGTTGTTGTTATTTGCTTTTCTTTTATACTTTCAATTATTTTAACAACATAGTTATATATAAATCTTTTATTATTTTTTAAGTAAGAATAGCTTATTAAGCAATTTAATATTCCATCCGATAAATTATATTTTACTTTTAAAGAGTTTATAATTTCACTAATTTTGTCGTCTGCTTCAATTCCCATGCACTGAAAGTAAAAACTTGTTCACTCAGTTGAATTAAAGCTATTTATAATATTTAAATCACTTTCACTCAGTTCTATATTTGCTTTGTTTAATGTTTGTTCTTTTAAAATTGCTTTAAAGTCTTTACTCAAACTTATTCAATTAATTTCATTTAAAGATTTTCTGTAATTTTCTTTCATTAATTCAAATATAAATTCTTCATTAAATTCTTTTTGCATTAACAGAGCATCTAGATTTGATTTAACACTCTCATTAATTTCAATCATAACTCCTGATTTATATAGCATACGTTGTAAATCATCTAAATTTAAATTTTGATCACACAAATAAATTTCTTTTCTTGCTGTTTCAACAATTGAATCTAAATCTACAAAGTCAAAATCATTATCATCATTATTTTCAAATAAATCTTCAATCTCATAATCCAAATCATTAATTTTGAATTCTTTATTTTTAAATTGAATATTTGCTAGTTCAAAATTTTCTTCACCTATTTTTCTTAATAATCAGTTTTTAATTGTTTCATTTTGAAAAAATTGGGATGGAGACAAAGGTGAAGATATTACAATAACCATATTTCCACTTTTTTTAGATTTCAAACATCTAATTAATTTTAGTTTTGTTAATTTGCCCAAATTTTTCTTTAATTGTTTTTCTGATGAAGAAGTCATTAAAGCTATTCTTTCTAAAGTAAATGGGGAAGAATTTAATTTTTTGCTTCAATTGCTCTCCATAATTAGAGTATTATAGAGTCCAATTGCTGAAGCTCCAATAATAGGTTGGTATAAGTTAAAAAGGACTTCATGATCTTCTTTGGCAAGTTCTTTATTTCAATAAATTAAGTATTTGCGATTTAAAATATTCATGTTTATACCTCCTGTGTACAAATATAAATATAAAATAAAAAAACTTTAAATAAAATAAAATAAGTATGGACTTTTTTTTATATTTTTGTAGTGTTTATAAGCAATAAAAAAACCTATATTAAAAAATAGGTTTAATACTACTTTTCCACATTTCCACAACAAGTTATCTTTGACATTCAGGGCAATAAAAAGTACCCCTACCTGCAACTTGTTTTTTCGCAATTAATGTACCACATTTAAAACATGGTTCATCTTTTCTTAAATGTACTTTTAGTTCATGTTGAAATTGTCCTGTTTCTCCATTACCAGATTTATAACTATGAATTGAAGTGCCTTTTAGCTTAATTGATTTTTCTAGTATTTTATTAGAGTATTTTATAACTGAGCTTAGTTCTTCATCTGATAGTGTTTTTGTAGCTCTTTCTGGATTTATCTTAGATGCAAATAAAATTTCATTTGCATAGATATTTCCAATTCCACATAAAACAGTTTGATCTAATATAAATCCTTTTATAGGCATACTTGACTTATTTGCCTTTTCTTTAAGATATTTTAAATTTGGTTGATTATTTAATGGCTCAGGGCCAAGTTTATACATACCACTCATTTTTATGTAATCTTCGTTATCCCAAACTTCTAAAGTTCCAAATTTTCTTGAATCATAATATTTTAAATAATTTCCATCAGATAATTTAAATTGAAATCTTAAATGATTCTTATTATAAATATGAATTTCTTTAGAAGTTACACTTCATTTTCCTTCCATTCTTAGGTGACTTATTATCATCTTGTTTGGAAGTTGAAAAAGTAAATATTTACCATAATTAAATACTTTAATTATTTTTTGATTTATTATACTTTGCATAAATTCATTGAGCGAGTTTCTCCAAATCATTTTTGAAAAGAAACATTCGCCTTTAACTATATTTAAATTAGAAACTTTTTTATCTAAAAAGTTTGCAACAGTTCGTACTTCTGGTAATTCAGGCATATTTATCACTCCTTTATTATTTTAATTCAAATCAATTTTCTCCCTTAGAAGCGTTGACTTCAAGTTCTACCACTATCTCAGAAGGCTTTTTTCCAATAATCTTAGATAAATCTTTAAATGCTTTTTCCATATTTTTTGAAATTATATTTAATGCCTTTTCAGTTTCTTCATCATATATTTCAAAAATGATTTCATCGTGTATTTGAGCAACCATAAAACTTTTCATATTCTCAATAACAAACGATTTATATATATTGACCATTGCAACTTTTAATATATCAGCCGCTGTTCCTTGAATAGGCATGTTAACAGCAATTCTATTTCCAAAATTTTTAATAAGGAAATTTGCTGAAGCAAGTTCAGGAACTAGTCTTCTTCTATTTGCATATGTTGCAGCGTACCCATTTTCGCTGGCTTCTTTAATTAAAATATTTTTGTATGTTATTAGTTTAGGAAATGAATTATAGTAATCCTTAATAAAATTTTTTGCCTCTATAATTGAAATTTTTAAATCATTACTCAATCCAAAATCACTTAATCCATATATTATTCCAAAGTTAAAAACTTTTGCTATTCTTCTTTGTTCGCTTGAAACTTCTGAATCAACAGTAAGGTCAAATATTTTACGAGCTGCCTCTGTGTGTACATCTCTTTTATTTTTAAAAATTTCAATTAAAGTATCTTCTTGCCCTAACTGAGCTAAAACTCTAAGTTCAATTTGAGAATAATCAAAACTATAAAACTTGGTTTGATTACCACTTATAAAAATTTTACGAGCTTCTTTTTGTAATTCATCTTTAACTGAAATATTTTGAATATTTGGTTCAGATGAAGAAAGCCTTCCTGTGTTTGTTAATGTTTGGTTAAAAATAGTATGCACTTTATTATCTGCGAAAATAAATTTTTCAAATCCTCTTAAATAAGTAGAATATAACTTAGTTAATTTTCTATGTTCTAAAAGCAATGCAACTATTGGGTGTAAATAAATAATTTTTTCTAATGCTTCTCTGTCTGTACTTTGCTTTTTGTTTGATGGCAATCCTAATTGATCAAATAATAACTCTTTAATTTGTTTTGGAGAAGAAAAATTAAAGTTTTCTTCTATATCACCAGCTAATATCAATTTCATTTTAGCCTCTAGCTCTTCAATTTTATTTAAAGTTCTAGCAGTTTGTTTATCAAGCTCTAATTTATCAATTAAAATTCCTTTTTCTTCCATTTCAAATAAAACTTCAATAAGAGGGAATTCAATATTTTGATAAAGATTAAATTGATTGTTTTGTTTTAATTGTTCAATTATTGGAACAAAAGTCTCTTTTATAATTTGAGCTTTTTCAATTGTAAAGATTGCTTTCTTCTCAAATTCAATGCCTTTATTTAATTTTGCACCTTTTCCATAAATAATTTCATCTTCTTCTAAAAATAAATCAGTTTGCACTATGTTAATTAAATTTTGAATTCTTGAAGTTATATTTGGGTTTAAGACATATGCTGCAACCATTGCATCATAGGTAAAAGAATCATAAGCAAAATCAATTTCGTAATTCCTTAATAAGGTTGCTGTTCTTTTTAAATCATACGTTAACTTATTAAATTTTTTATTTAAAAAGAATTTTTCAAGTTCTGCATCATCTTTTAAATTCTCTAAATAAAAATTGCCATTTTCATTCAAAATAGCCATTCCTAAAATTTCACCTTTATGATAGTTTTCTTCTAAAGATTCTATATATATGAAGTTATCATTTAATGCTAAAGAATTATCTCACTCATTCAAAACTTTAAAATCTATTTTTTTTGTATTAGATTCTTCTGTTTTATTAATTAGACCTACTCTATTTGAAAGTCTTTTAATTAATGAAATCATTTCATATTTTTCTAAAAAGCTTACTAACCCACTTAAATTTAATTTTATTGATTCGAAATTTAAATTTTCAATTTCGACTTCACAATTTATGGTTGCAATTTCTTTACATAAAATAGCTGATTCTTTTCCATTAATTAATTTTTCTTGTAATTTCCCACCAATAGAGTTAATTTGCTCATATATTCCTTCTATTGTTTTAAACTCCTTTAAAAGTTTAATTGCTGTTTTTTCTCCAACACCTTCAACACCTTTTAAGTTATCAGATGGATCACCCATGAGTCCCTTTAAATCAACAACGTTCTCAGGAGAAACTTCTCATTTAATCAATAATTCTTCTTTACCAAAAAGTTCCAAATTTGATGTTCCTGTTTTAGGCAATAAAATTTTTGTCTTATCAGTTATAAGTTGAAACATATCTTTATCACTTGTTAATATTTCAACTTCATATTCTTCACAATTTGATTCAATAATTTTTGCCATTGTTCCTATTAAATCATCAGCTTCGTAATTTTCTTTTTCTCACCATGAAATATTTGCTGAATCTAAAAATTCTCTAACAATTTGAAACTGAGGAATCAAATCTTCAGGTGTTGCTGATCTACCTGCTTTATAGTTTTCTAACTTATCATGTCTAAAAGTCTTTTTTGACTTATCGAAAGCAACTTTGACATCAAAATAATCTCTTTCACTAATTAAACTAGTCAACATATTTGCAAAAGAATAAACTGCATTTGTTGGTATACCACTACTTGTTTTTAAAACCGATCCTGCATAAGCACTTGCATAATATGCTCTAAATAGTAATGAATTTCCATCTACTAATAAAATCTTTTTCATAAATCCCTCTTCTACTAAATTGGCTTAACTATTTTTTCTAGTATACCTGTTATTTTATTTTTATAAGTTTGCGTCTTAATGTTAAAAATATAATTCTTGTTAGTTAAAATATCGTATTGCATTGTTTCAAAGTTTGATGCAAATATTGTTAAATCAATTGTATCTGTTTCATCAAAAACAGTTATGAAAGCCATATCTTTTTTATTTTTATCTTTAATTATTTTTATTGAAGACACTTGTCCAATAATATTAATATTATTCATATTTCCCACTAACTTTAATATATCAATTGGTTTAAAATATGCATTTTCATTTTTTAATTTTGTAATCGGATTTGCTGAAATATAAAATCCAAAAACTTCCTTTTCATACATTGATTCTATTTCTTCATTCATTTCTTCAACAAACAAGTTTTCAATTTTAGTTTGTTTATCTAAGCTTAGATTTTCATTAAAAGCAATCATTGCACTAAAAATAAAATCTCTATTTAAAACCATTGTTAATTTGTTATATCCAAAGCAATCAAATCCTCCAGCCTTAGCTAGAAGTGTATAATTAGATTCATTTAATCCTTTATTTTTCATGTAATAGAAAAATGTATTTAATTCTTCAAACAAATCCTCATGTTCATCATATATTTTAATTAAAGAGTTAACAAAATCTCTACCTATACCTTTTATTAAAGTAAGAGGCATAAAAATTCTATTATTTAAAATGATGTAATTATCATTCATATATTTTACAGAAGGTTTAATTACTTCAATTCCAAACTGTTTAACTTCTTTAATATACTTACTTGTTTTATTGGGATTACCCATTGCTCCATTTAAAAGCGCTGTGTAAAACTCTGCTGGATAATGTGCTTTAAATCAAGCCAATCAGTATCCAATATATGAATATGCTATAGCATGAGATTTATTAAAACCATACATTGCAAATTTTTCAATTCAATTTCAAATAGAAGTTGCCTTGTCTTCTGAATAATTGTTTATGATTGCATTTGCAATAAATTCTTCCTTTACTTGCAACATATAAGCTATTTGTTTTTTACCCATTGCTCTTCTAACAATATCTGATTTAGCTAGTGAAAAACCAGCAACTTTTTGAAGAATTTGTATTACTTGTTCTTGATAAACAATAACCCCATAAGTTGGCAGTAAAATATCTGCCAAACTTTTATCAACAAGAGACACCCTTTTTGTATTCTTATTGTTTATATACTCTGGTATCATCTCTTGCGGTCCTGGTCTATACAAAGATGACGCTGCAGAAATATCACTAATGCTATTTACTTTCATATCAATAATTAAATTAGTCATACCTGGAGATTCAAGTTGAAAAATACCAGTTGTATTACCTTGTTTTAAAATATCAAAAGTCTTTTGATCATTTACATCTATTTGAGATAATTTTATTTCCTTATTATGATTTATTTTTACCAAATCTATTATTTCTTTCAAAGTTGTCAAATTTCTTAAACCTAACAAATCCATTTTGATTAAGCCAATATCTTCTAAATAATTCATATCAAATTGAGTTTGATAAATTCCATTTAGACCTTGTCTAATAGGTAAAACTTTTCTCAAGTCAACGTCACTAATAATAATTCCTGCTGCATGAGTTCCGGTTTGTCTAGGGCAACCCATTAGTTTATTTGTTAAGCTAAAAATAGCTTTAAATTCTTCTTTTTCGCTATATTCTTTAATCAATCTTTGCGTTTTTAGAATATCTGTAAAATCTAAATAATCTTCATTTAAAGATTTAGTAATTAAATTAACAATTTCTAAATCAATTTCATATACTCTGCATGCATCTCTAAATGCAGATTTAAATGCAATTGTTTGATAAGTAACAATTGTTGCAACATTATATTTTCCATATTTTTCAAATAAATATTCAATTACTTCGTCTCTTCTATTATCTTGAAAATCAATATCTATATCAGGCATTGTTACACGCTCAGGATTTAAAAATCTTTCAAAAAGTAAGTTATATTCTATTGGATCAACTGTTGTTATTCTCAGTAAAAATGAAACTAAACTTCCTGCTGCGCTTCCTCTCCCTGGCCCAACTATTATGTCATTTCTTCTTGCATATGCTACATAATCATGAACAATTAAAAAATAATCAGCAAAACCTGTTTGTTCTATTATTTCTAATTCTTTATTTAATCTTTCATAATATTTTTGTGAAACTGGTTGTCGTTTAACATTAATAAAATAATGCTTCAATCCATTCAGGCATTTTTGTTTTAAATACGAAAAACTTGGGATATTATCTGGAGCAGTAAATTTTGCCATATGCTTTTCTTCACTATCAAAAATATTTAAATTTACTTTTTCACTTATTTCATTTGAAATCTTCAAAGTTTCAGGATAAATTTCTAAAATATCTTCTGCTAATGGGTAAGATTCATCAATCTTATAAGCTTCATTTGCTTGAGTTATGTTTAAACCATTTTTTAAAGCAAAGACACCCTTATAATGTTCTTGTTCATTATTTGAAATATATCTAATGTTATTAAAGAAAAAATTAACACTATTAGTGTTATAAATCTCTGCAGTATTAAAATAAATTTGATGCTCTTCTGTAAGATTAGTTATAACAATCATATTTTGATCTAGTTTAGATTGTAATAATTCTAATATTTGTAGTTCACTTAAAATAAAGTCGTTATTCATTTCAGAAGATATGAAACATACATCTTGATATGATTTCTTGTTTTTAGGAATTAATGTTATTATTTTTTTATTTTCTAGCTCAATTGATAAACCTATTATTGGCTTAATATTTTGACTAGATGCTTTTTTAAAAAATTCAGCTACCCCAAACATAGTTTTATTTTCACAATAAAATAAATATTCTAACTTTTCTTTTTTTGCAAAAGAAATGTAGTCATCAATTTTAATTAATGACTCTTGAAAATTATAAACACTACGTATATTTACTAAGGGTATAAAATTTGACATTAATCCTCCTTTTTAATTTCTTCTATAAATTCTCCGTTTTGAAATACAAATTTTTGAATTTTGTTTTCCATTGTGAAATCTAAAATTTCATTTCATAATATTGCATTTTCTTGTTGATCAGCCATTCATCTTTTTGGCTTTGTCACTGGTTGTTTTGGAACAAACATTGAACAAACATCATCAAAAGGTAAAATTGAAGTTTCATAGGATTTTATAAATTTTGATATTAATATAATTTCTTCCTTATCAAAAGTCAACACAGGTCTTAGAATTGGTAAATCACTTGTTGAGTTAATCACATCAATACTTTGAATTGTTTGAGATGCAACTTGACCTAGACTTTCACCAGTTATTAATGCTTCTTGGCCATTTGCTTTTGCCAAAATATTAGCTATTCTCATAAACATTCTTCTCATTATAGTAATTTTGTAACTTTCATCAGGCATATGTTGTAATTCTTGCAATAATAGAGAAAAATCACAAACATAAAGGTTAAATTTTTTTGAATTATATTTAGATACAATTTTTGCTAATTCAAAAACTTTATTTAATGCTTCAGGTGAAGTGTGAGGCGGAGTCATAAAATGAATAAAGTCAACACGCATTCCTCTTTTCATAGTTAGAAATGATGCAACAGGTGAATCAATTCCACCGCTTAACAAAGAAAGGCCTTTCCCACTAACACCAACTGGCAATCCTTTTAAACCTTCAATTCTTTTTGAAAATATTTGAATACCATCTTTTTTAATAACAATTTCTATTTTTAAATCTGGATTGTGTACGTCAACAATTAAATCACCAACCGCTTTTAATACCATTGGTGCTAGTACAAGTTTTAATTCTGCACTCGTCATTAAGAAACTTTTATCTTTTCTTGTCACTTCCAATTTAAAACGCTTAAATTCAGATGCTTTTGCTATTTCTATAACTTTTTCAGCAACAGCTTCAACATTTTTTTCGCATTTTTCAATAACTGATAATGAGTAAATACCAAAAACTGTTTTTAATTCATCTAATATTTCATCTAATATTTCACTAGCAACGTCTATAACCAAAGAATTGTTATCTTTTATATATTTAATCTTTGATTGATCAAATCTTTTTAATTTAAATTTTATATTGTCCAAAAGTTTACTAATAAACATATGCTTATTATTTCCTTTTAATGTTAATTCGCCATATCTTACTAAAATACTTTTCATTTTTACCTAATTTCTATTTCTAACTTACTGAAACATTTTGAGATGTTAATTTATTTAAAATTAAAATATTGTCTCTTAAACAGTCTTCATAATTTTCTGCCTCAAACTCTGCTAAACACAAAGCTATTTGATCATCAATAGATTTAATTCCACCAAATCTATTTAAATATGATAAAGACATTTCAGCCAATTTGGCCAAGTAAATTGCTGATGCCATTTCGTTTCTTAACATAGCAAAATTTATAATTTCTGAGTCCAAGAAATTTATCATTAGATTATAATTTTCTCTATTATAAAAAATTTCAGGTTCTTGCTTTAATTCTTTTTCAGCTCTATTAAGTTTATTAAAACCTTCATTAATTTGTTTTTCGTATGTCTTTAAAATTGATATCTCTGAATTCTTAACAATCATTACTTCCATTATAGAAAGAATTTTTTTAAAACTTATATTTCTAGAATCAATTTCATTTATAATATTTTCTTTTGTTGTTAGTTCACTTCTAATAACTCTTAAATTTTCAAAAGACATAAAAATTTTTGAAAAAATGTCCATTAAAAGGCTTCCCTGTTTTGCATAATTTAATTTTTGGACTGAAGTTTTTCTTAAATCAAACTCAATCAATAAACTATTATATTTAGTTTGAATATCCTTAATTGTGTGTTCAACATTTAACATTTTTGATTTTATTAAATTTATATTTTTTGCAAAGCCAAATCCTTCATTTAAAGACATTGTGTCTTTAATTAAAATAACTTCATTAGACAAGCCTGAAAAAGCATTATTTATATTAATTTTACTTGTTTCAACAAAGCCTATAATTAACATTTCATATCTCATATTTTTTTCAAAATCTTTAATCTGATCTAAAATACTTTTTGAAGTTTCATATGCTTTTTCAAAATTTAAAGAATAAATATTACTTTTTATATTTTTTATCATATTTGAGTAAACATTAAATAGTGATGAAAATTGTGAGGATTTATTCGTTTTTTCAAGTTCATTTCTACCTCAATTTTGTAAAATACTTACTCTTATTTCTTCCATTTTAGAAGTTAATTGATAATCTGTTAAGTACAACATTTTTTCAGTATGATCAATGATTTGAATTAAATTTGCAATTATTTCGTATGCTTCTTTTAAACTTGAAACAGCTTCATTATATTTAGCAGACTCAATTTGTAAATTAGCAGACTCAATATAAAGTTTTAAATTTTGAATATATTTACTATTTAAAGTTTTAGGGCCCCAAATATCATTTGAATCTTTTCTAGTTTTAATTAGAGTTAAAACATTATTTGTTTCTTCAATAACA
This window of the Mesoplasma chauliocola genome carries:
- the thiI gene encoding tRNA uracil 4-sulfurtransferase ThiI, translating into MKSILVRYGELTLKGNNKHMFISKLLDNIKFKLKRFDQSKIKYIKDNNSLVIDVASEILDEILDELKTVFGIYSLSVIEKCEKNVEAVAEKVIEIAKASEFKRFKLEVTRKDKSFLMTSAELKLVLAPMVLKAVGDLIVDVHNPDLKIEIVIKKDGIQIFSKRIEGLKGLPVGVSGKGLSLLSGGIDSPVASFLTMKRGMRVDFIHFMTPPHTSPEALNKVFELAKIVSKYNSKKFNLYVCDFSLLLQELQHMPDESYKITIMRRMFMRIANILAKANGQEALITGESLGQVASQTIQSIDVINSTSDLPILRPVLTFDKEEIILISKFIKSYETSILPFDDVCSMFVPKQPVTKPKRWMADQQENAILWNEILDFTMENKIQKFVFQNGEFIEEIKKED